One Triticum dicoccoides isolate Atlit2015 ecotype Zavitan chromosome 5B, WEW_v2.0, whole genome shotgun sequence genomic window carries:
- the LOC119312676 gene encoding uncharacterized protein LOC119312676 yields the protein MDLPQRAMLGGAVLPADCLLDRRVRTDFNDDDENDLIALQPFEILRCVEKTAVGFSPEMQGYATEVVQSLHLGVHLASGPPGLSCLGLRGGSPLTKVEAVDQGIIVLTTTFLHDFSRIVYLVYDADNGSLHMAPAPEDPSWLFMGLTVRLLIVCPSYGHYTLALLRKLDGEAEGDAHALLVWQPGSSSLPPWSKIKAVGVKSHIGKSSLQADCTFSASGMSCWADLLRGVTFCNSGGLFTTGLHNKQHILKFGFFPLPQELVEKSKDHRRSNSRVARPEAYRTMGTTLQTWWRKFPPFYNVRFVSIDGFLEPIDLKDRTVTVWWLCQKGLEWKLEYKISLEALWEFNGFGDLPRNLTPMYPLLSRNDHEIVYFALGEWRENQSNWLFIPTCARYLLAINPQHKTVVASVCLADYFGNPTIPPDIISSDFQRHIHTVSLDLHIMLMETMKQMSLTSLDPAEYDEEEAKKLMKEEPWTWQEKLKEQDRPLPLPLPARYYRQPSLARLIGNADTILKLSD from the exons ATGGATCTGCCGCAAAGGGCCATGTTGGGTGGCGCTGTCTTGCCGGCCGACTGCCTGCTGGACCGCCGCGTCCGCACGGACTTTAACGACGATGATGAGAATGATCTGATCGCGCTGCAGCCATTCGAGATACTCAGGTGCGTGGAGAAGACGGCGGTGGGGTTCTCTCCTGAGATGCAGGGCTATGCCACTGAGGTAGTTCAGAGCTTACACCTTGGTGTGCATCTCGCCAGCGGACCGCCAGGTCTATCTTGTCTCGGCCTCCGAGGCGGCAGCCCATTGACCAAGGTCGAAGCCGTTGATCAAGGCATCATCGTCCTCACCACGACATTTCTGCATGACTTTAGCCGCATTGTATATCTGGTTTATGATGCCGACAACGGATCACTGCACATGGCCCCTGCGCCGGAAGACCCCTCATGGCTATTCATGGGTCTCACTGTTCGCCTTCTCATTGTGTGCCCCAGTTATGGCCACTACACGCTGGCCCTATTGAGGAAGCTGGATGGAGAGGCAGAGGGGGATGCCCATGCCCTCTTGGTTTGGCAGCCCGGCTCCTCGTCCTTGCCACCGTGGTCCAAGATCAAGGCAGTTGGCGTTAAATCACACATCGGCAAGAGCTCGTTGCAAGCTGACTGCACCTTTTCAGCCAGTGGCATGAGCTGCTGGGCGGATCTTCTGAGGGGCGTCACCTTCTGCAACTCCGGCGGCCTCTTCACTACAGGGCTCCACAATAAACAACACATTCTCAAGTTTGGCTTCTTTCCCCTGCCCCAAGAGTTGGTTGAAAAGTCCAAGGATCATCGACGTAGCAACAGCCGAGTGGCGAGGCCAGAAGCCTACCGCACCATGGGCACCACCCTCCAAACTTGGTGGCGTAAATTCCCCCCGTTCTACAATGTCAGGTTTGTCTCCATCGATGGCTTCCTTGAGCCCATCGATCTCAAGGACCGCACCGTAACTGTGTGGTGGCTGTGCCAAAAAGGGCTCGAGTGGAAGCTGGAGTACAAGATCAGCCTCGAGGCTCTGTGGGAATTCAATGGATTTGGCGATCTGCCAAGGAATTTAACTCCAATGTACCCCCTCCTCAGCCGAAATGATCATGAGATTGTTTATTTTGCACTTGGTGAATGGCGTGAAAACCAGAGCAACTGGTTGTTCATCCCGACATGTGCGCGATATTTACTTGCCATCAACCCACAGCACAAGACCGTAGTTGCCTCTGTGTGTCTCGCTGACTATTTTGGAAATCCTACCATCCCTCCTGACATCATCAGCTCTGATTTCCAGCGGCACATCCATACCGTGAGTCTGGATCTTCACATAATGTTGATGGAAACGATGAAGCAGATGTCATTGACATCGTTGGACCCTGCTGAATATGATGAAGAGGAGGCTAAGAAGCTGATGAAGGAGGAGCCATGGACCTGGCAAGAAAAACTGAAGGAACAAGACaggcctcttcctcttcctcttccagctCGGTACTACAGGCAGCCTTCTTTGGCTAGACTCATAG GCAATGCAGATACCATTCTGAAGCTATCAGATTGA